A single window of Syntrophus aciditrophicus SB DNA harbors:
- a CDS encoding FmdE family protein has translation MLQEQNNKDQYATLLAEAGAFHGDVCAGIEIGTRMTMCGLRKVGILDPKGADRKKLMVFVEIDRCATDAIMALTGCRPGKRTMKVLDYGKMAATFVNLETEKAVRVAINRKKEEGDNPDFGTLSEEELFSITEVNVPLRPEDLPGKPLRRCQCTRCGENIMDGREVESQGETLCKPCFERKNYYQVSA, from the coding sequence ATGTTGCAAGAACAAAATAACAAGGACCAGTACGCAACGCTGCTGGCGGAAGCGGGGGCTTTTCACGGCGATGTCTGCGCAGGCATCGAGATCGGCACCCGGATGACTATGTGCGGTTTGCGGAAAGTGGGCATCCTGGATCCAAAAGGCGCCGACAGGAAAAAGCTGATGGTGTTTGTGGAAATCGACCGCTGCGCCACGGATGCGATCATGGCCCTGACCGGATGCAGGCCGGGAAAAAGAACGATGAAAGTCCTCGATTACGGGAAGATGGCGGCCACCTTTGTCAACCTGGAAACGGAAAAAGCCGTCCGGGTGGCGATCAACAGGAAAAAGGAAGAGGGAGATAACCCGGACTTCGGAACTCTCAGCGAAGAAGAACTTTTTTCCATCACCGAGGTGAACGTTCCGTTGCGGCCAGAAGATCTGCCGGGAAAACCGCTGCGTCGCTGCCAGTGCACGCGCTGCGGGGAAAATATCATGGATGGGCGGGAGGTTGAGTCGCAGGGAGAAACACTGTGCAAACCCTGCTTTGAGCGAAAAAATTATTATCAGGTTTCCGCTTGA
- a CDS encoding class I SAM-dependent methyltransferase, which yields MKISRYDEIARGVNAPIYEYYARKIKKETAVVEGVCLDVGSSGGYLGLALARITDLEFIFLDVSADALESAKLHIIEDGLQERAKTLLADVHCIPLADGSVNLVISRGSIPFWQEPAKALSEIYRVLTPGGAAYVGGGRGAPEMQALIRQEMARLGIEWPEMPGHTGGSGEGGSGHPPQRDYRAILKQTGIPACKATRGDDGMWIHLWKQI from the coding sequence ATGAAGATATCCAGGTACGACGAAATTGCCCGCGGCGTTAACGCCCCTATTTACGAATACTACGCCCGGAAGATCAAGAAAGAAACCGCCGTTGTAGAAGGTGTTTGCCTGGATGTCGGGTCAAGCGGCGGATACCTGGGGCTCGCCCTTGCCCGGATCACGGATCTGGAGTTCATATTCCTTGATGTATCGGCGGATGCCCTGGAGAGCGCAAAGCTGCACATTATCGAGGATGGCCTCCAGGAAAGGGCGAAAACCCTGCTTGCCGATGTTCACTGCATTCCATTGGCCGACGGATCGGTCAACCTCGTCATCAGCCGGGGCTCCATCCCTTTCTGGCAGGAGCCTGCAAAAGCGCTCAGCGAGATATATCGAGTCCTGACGCCGGGTGGGGCGGCTTACGTGGGCGGCGGCAGGGGTGCTCCGGAAATGCAGGCCCTCATCAGGCAAGAAATGGCCAGACTCGGCATCGAATGGCCTGAAATGCCGGGGCACACCGGAGGATCAGGAGAAGGCGGTTCCGGACATCCTCCGCAGAGAGACTATCGTGCGATTCTGAAACAGACCGGCATTCCTGCCTGCAAAGCGACAAGAGGCGATGACGGCATGTGGATACATTTATGGAAACAGATTTAA
- a CDS encoding energy transducer TonB produces the protein MTITEEQIRLHKGMLLSLAIHIFCVASTLFFMTFSAQHPETVRVLLTLEPPGGGGGGEINQMKVPEKKVPSPPARQTHRREHPTRQLNTADFPPVMERTPVESMPDVPPILTEKPVEEMSPLANIAAPVMAASGGGKGAGSGSGLGSGTGTGSGTGIGSGAGRDEGSGQSRDSLESLKTRYLQEHFAYIRDLIMNNLTYPPMARKVGWQGKVRVSFVIRKDGRVEALKVVESSGHGILDKNVVETIRQVQPFPKPPVRAELVIPVVYMLKL, from the coding sequence ATGACAATTACGGAAGAACAGATTCGCCTGCATAAAGGGATGCTCCTGTCCCTTGCCATTCATATTTTTTGCGTCGCAAGCACTCTGTTTTTCATGACGTTCTCCGCCCAGCATCCGGAAACAGTGCGGGTGTTATTGACACTGGAACCGCCCGGTGGCGGGGGCGGTGGAGAAATCAACCAGATGAAGGTTCCGGAAAAGAAAGTTCCGAGTCCCCCGGCGAGACAAACCCATCGCAGAGAGCACCCGACCCGGCAGCTTAACACAGCCGATTTTCCCCCAGTCATGGAGAGAACACCCGTTGAATCGATGCCTGACGTTCCGCCGATTTTGACAGAGAAACCTGTTGAGGAAATGTCCCCGTTGGCGAATATCGCAGCACCGGTCATGGCTGCGTCCGGGGGAGGGAAAGGTGCCGGCAGCGGTTCCGGTCTGGGCAGTGGAACCGGAACCGGCAGCGGTACCGGCATAGGCAGCGGTGCGGGACGTGATGAAGGGTCAGGACAGAGCCGCGATTCACTTGAGAGCCTGAAAACCCGCTATTTACAGGAACATTTCGCCTATATTCGCGACCTCATCATGAACAACCTCACTTATCCTCCCATGGCCAGGAAGGTAGGCTGGCAGGGAAAGGTCAGGGTTTCATTCGTCATTCGAAAGGACGGCCGGGTCGAGGCCTTGAAGGTGGTGGAGAGTTCGGGCCACGGAATTCTGGATAAAAACGTGGTGGAGACAATCCGTCAGGTTCAGCCCTTTCCGAAGCCGCCGGTCAGAGCGGAACTGGTGATCCCCGTCGTCTATATGCTGAAGCTCTAA
- a CDS encoding TonB-dependent receptor plug domain-containing protein → MPDSPTNPYRVESSARFGTEVFTQEDIQNLKPGDVNDLLDKATGMNVTYQGRRSPFFIETRGGGSFTYIIDGAVLPPSVNRILYKLPLAAIEELQIVRGSTSLTLGPSIPIGASGSGSGLNTGFIIIRTKQPRKTEAVLTGSVEKSIGGHPIATDVNLYLGTRLGDSPKINGYVGGMASMMDRPSQDSWFDGRNADNGMGNAGFTIGKFNMNFMGWTSSGNFEMQRGVKYDGTLDNMKWYYDPLQSTVLSTDMTMRWSPNQTTLLNVFKTTYDQKEYVESFINSSSSMRKYKEETRGIGLRHNARFWNTLIQLGGQMSESEGLGPNLSSNYNRYDTSVMGWSASVEQKLFNDRLVLDAGYRQDQKHIDNSSTSAAKDSANNDVDMDPAKIYALGARWRIMDIVALNGRYYHGEQGTSGDFDMRSQTGELHPEKQDRMEFAIESDFKAYFRPMLTWFNIKTDNQKTATNTTYTLDSGTYYYYTEADNLRRGVELMIKGDILKNTSYSVSWTRMLKNEDTKNGVTTDNNGVSKPKNLYTLEISHKWRDYRANLSIKKVDSWYSSTSAMGTAEADLGDYTRVDANIKRLFHLKPCLLTATLYGRNLGDERYATRYSTGYYYDRGRTVGMELSLAY, encoded by the coding sequence ATGCCCGATAGTCCCACTAATCCGTATCGTGTTGAATCCAGCGCCCGATTCGGCACGGAGGTCTTTACCCAGGAAGATATTCAAAATCTGAAACCCGGCGATGTAAATGACCTGCTTGACAAGGCAACCGGCATGAACGTGACTTATCAGGGGCGCAGAAGTCCTTTTTTCATTGAAACGCGAGGCGGCGGAAGCTTTACCTACATTATCGACGGTGCGGTACTGCCTCCGTCCGTTAATCGAATTTTATATAAATTGCCGCTGGCTGCTATTGAAGAACTGCAAATCGTCCGCGGCTCCACATCTCTGACCTTAGGTCCTTCCATTCCCATCGGCGCATCCGGTTCGGGATCAGGCCTTAATACGGGCTTTATTATCATCAGAACCAAACAGCCGAGAAAGACGGAGGCCGTCCTCACCGGCTCTGTTGAAAAGTCCATAGGCGGTCATCCGATTGCAACAGATGTGAATTTATATCTCGGGACCCGTCTTGGGGATTCTCCAAAAATTAATGGATATGTCGGCGGTATGGCGTCAATGATGGATCGTCCCAGCCAGGATAGCTGGTTCGATGGGCGAAACGCGGATAATGGAATGGGAAATGCGGGTTTTACGATTGGCAAATTTAATATGAACTTTATGGGATGGACTTCTTCGGGAAATTTTGAAATGCAGCGCGGTGTCAAGTATGACGGCACGCTCGATAATATGAAGTGGTATTATGATCCTTTACAATCGACCGTTTTATCAACGGATATGACGATGCGGTGGAGCCCGAACCAGACGACGCTTCTCAATGTATTCAAGACAACCTATGATCAGAAAGAATACGTCGAAAGTTTCATTAATTCTTCCTCATCGATGCGAAAATATAAGGAAGAAACTCGCGGTATCGGCCTTCGCCATAATGCCCGCTTCTGGAACACGCTGATTCAACTGGGTGGACAGATGTCGGAAAGCGAGGGGTTAGGTCCTAATCTCAGCAGCAACTACAACAGATATGACACGTCGGTCATGGGTTGGTCCGCATCCGTGGAGCAAAAGCTTTTTAACGACAGACTCGTTTTGGATGCCGGCTATCGCCAGGATCAAAAGCATATCGATAATTCAAGTACATCGGCGGCAAAAGACAGCGCCAATAATGATGTCGATATGGATCCGGCGAAGATTTACGCCTTGGGCGCCCGCTGGCGGATCATGGACATCGTCGCCTTGAACGGACGCTACTATCACGGCGAACAGGGAACAAGTGGCGATTTCGATATGAGATCGCAAACCGGTGAACTGCATCCTGAAAAGCAGGACCGGATGGAATTTGCGATTGAATCTGATTTCAAAGCCTATTTCAGACCAATGCTGACCTGGTTCAATATCAAAACCGACAATCAAAAAACGGCAACAAATACAACCTATACGCTGGACAGTGGCACCTATTACTACTACACCGAAGCGGACAACCTGAGAAGAGGCGTGGAACTGATGATTAAAGGCGACATCTTGAAAAACACCTCTTACAGCGTGAGTTGGACGCGGATGCTGAAAAACGAAGACACAAAGAACGGCGTAACCACCGACAATAACGGTGTATCAAAACCAAAAAATCTTTACACCTTGGAGATCAGCCATAAGTGGCGTGACTACAGGGCCAATCTTTCCATTAAAAAAGTCGATTCATGGTATTCGTCAACCAGTGCGATGGGGACGGCCGAAGCGGATCTTGGCGATTACACCCGGGTTGATGCCAATATCAAGAGACTCTTTCACTTGAAACCATGCCTGTTGACCGCCACGCTTTACGGGCGCAATTTAGGAGACGAGCGGTATGCGACGCGATATTCAACAGGATACTACTATGATCGCGGACGCACCGTCGGAATGGAACTGTCACTGGCCTATTAG